The Homo sapiens chromosome 5, GRCh38.p14 Primary Assembly genome includes a window with the following:
- the RAI14 gene encoding ankycorbin isoform c (isoform c is encoded by transcript variant 5), giving the protein MEAKTNEWNKNDDRLLQAVENGDAEKVASLLGKKGASATKHDSEGKTAFHLAAAKGHVECLRVMITHGVDVTAQDTTGHSALHLAAKNSHHECIRKLLQSKCPAESVDSSGKTALHYAAAQGCLQAVQILCEHKSPINLKDLDGNIPLLLAVQNGHSEICHFLLDHGADVNSRNKSGRTALMLACEIGSSNAVEALIKKGADLNLVDSLGYNALHYSKLSENAGIQSLLLSKISQDADLKTPTKPKQHDQVSKISSERSGTPKKRKAPPPPISPTQLSDVSSPRSITSTPLSGKESVFFAEPPFKAEISSIRENKDRLSDSTTGADSLLDISSEADQQDLLSLLQAKVASLTLHNKELQDKLQAKSPKEAEADLSFDSYHSTQTDLGPSLGKPGETSPPDSKSSPSVLIHSLGKSTTDNDVRIQQLQEILQDLQKRLESSEAERKQLQVELQSRRAELVCLNNTEISENSSDLSQKLKETQSKYEEAMKEVLSVQKQMKLGLVSPESMDNYSHFHELRVTEEEINVLKQDLQNALEESERNKEKVRELEEKLVEREKGTVIKPPVEEYEEMKSSYCSVIENMNKEKAFLFEKYQEAQEEIMKLKDTLKSQMTQEASDEAEDMKEAMNRMIDELNKQVSELSQLYKEAQAELEDYRKRKSLEDVTAEYIHKAEHEKLMQLTNVSRAKAEDALSEMKSQYSKVLNELTQLKQLVDAQKENSVSITEHLQVITTLRTAAKEMEEKISNLKEHLASKEVEVAKLEKQLLEEKAAMTDAMVPRSSYEKLQSSLESEVSVLASKLKESVKEKEKVHSEVVQIRSEVSQVKREKENIQTLLKSKEQEVNELLQKFQQAQEELAEMKRYAESSSKLEEDKDKKINEMSKEVTKLKEALNSLSQLSYSTSSSKRQSQQLEALQQQVKQLQNQLAECKKQHQEVISVYRMHLLYAVQGQMDEDVQKVLKQILTMCKNQSQKK; this is encoded by the exons GACACAGCGCCTTACATCTCGCAGCCAAGAACAGCCACCATGAATGCATCAGGAAGCTGCTTCAG tCTAAATGCCCAGCCGAAAGTGTCGACAGCTCTGGGAAAACAGCTTTACATTATGCAG CGGCTCAGGGCTGCCTTCAAGCTGTGCAGATTCTCTGCGAACACAAGAGCCCCATAAACCTCAAAGATTTG GATGGGAATATACCGCTGCTTCTTGCTGTACAAAATGGTCACAGTGAGATCTGTCACTTTCTCCTGGATCATGGAGCAGATGTCAATTCCAGGAACAAAAGTGGAAG aacTGCTCTCATGCTGGCCTGTGAGATTGGCAGCTCTAACGCTGTGGAAGCCTTAATTAAAAAGGGTGCAGACCTAAACCTTGTAGATTCTCTTGGATACAATGCCTTACATTATTCCAAACTCTCAGAAAATGCAGGAATTCAAAGCCTTCTATTATCAAAAATCTCTCAGGATGCTG ATTTAAAGACCCCAACAAAACCAAAGCAG CATGACCAAGTCTCTAAAATAAGCTCAGAAAGAAGTGGAACTCCAAAAAAACGCAAAGCTCCACCACCTCCTATCAGTCCTACCCag ttgAGTGATGTCTCTTCCCCAAGATCAATAACTTCGACTCCACTATCGGGAAAGGAATCGGTATTTTTTGCTGAACCACCCTTCaag GCTGAGATCAGTTCTATACGAGAAAACAAAGACAGACTAAGTGACAGTACTACAG GTGCTGATAGCTTATTGGATATAAGTTCTGAAGCTGACCAACAAGATCTTCTCTCTCTATTGCAAGCAAAAGTTGCTTCCCTTACCTTACACAATAAGGAGTTACAAGATAAATTACAG GCCAAATCACCCAAGGAGGCGGAAGCAGACCTAAGCTTTGACTCATACCATTCCACCCAAACTGACTTGGGCCCATCCCTGGGAAAACCTGGTGAAACCTCTCCCCCAGACTCCAAATCATCTCCATCTGTCTTAATACATTCTTTAGGTAAATCCACTACTGACAATGATGTCAGAATTCAGCAACTGCAAGAGATTTTGCAAGATCTACAGAAGAGATTAGAGAGCTCTGAAGCAGAGAGAAAACAGCTACAGGTCGAACTCCAATCCCGAAGGGCAGAACTGGTATGCTTAAACAACACTGAGATTTCAGAGAACAGCTCTGACCTCAGCCAGAAACTTAAAGAAACTCAGAGCAAATACGAGGAGGCTATGAAAGAAGTCCTTAGTGTGCAGAAGCAGATGAAACTCGGTCTTGTCTCACCTGAAAGCATGGATAATTATTCACATTTCCACGAGCTGAGGGTCACGGAAGAGGAAATAAATGTGCTAAAGCAGGATCTGCAGAATGCATtagaagaaagtgaaagaaataaagagaaagtgagagagttAGAGGAAAAACTGGTAGAGAGGGAGAAAGGTACAGTGATTAAGCCACCTGTGGAAGAGTACGAGGAAATGAAAAGTTCATATTGCTCTGTTATTGAGAATATGAATAAGGAGAAAGCATTTTTGTTTGAGAAATACCAAGAAGCCCAAGAAGAAATCatgaaattaaaagacacacTAAAAAGTCAGATGACACAGGAAGCCAGTGATGAAGCTGAGGACATGAAAGAAGCCATGAATAGGATGATAGATGAACTCAATAAACAGGTGAGCGAGCTGTCACAGCTGTACAAAGAAGCCCAGGCTGAGCTGGAGGATTACAGGAAGAGGAAATCTCTAGAGGATGTCACAGCTGAATATATCCATAAAGCAGAGCATGAGAAACTGATGCAATTGACAAACGTGTCCAGGGCTAAAGCAGAAGATGCACTGTCTGAAATGAAGTCTCAGTATTCAAAAGTGTTGAATGAGTTGACCCAGCTCAAACAACTGGTGGATGCACAAAAAGAGAACTCTGTCTCTATCACAGAACATTTGCAAGTGATAACCACGCTGCGGACTGCAGcaaaagagatggaagaaaaaataagcaatctTAAGGAACACCTTGCAAGCAAGGAAGTGGAAGTAGCAAAGCTGGAGAAACAACTCTTAGAAGAGAAAGCTGCTATGACTGATGCAATGGTACCTCGGTCTTCCTATGAAAAACTCCAGTCATCCTTAGAGAGTGAAGTGAGTGTGTTGGCATCGAAATTAAAGGAAtctgtgaaagagaaagagaaggtccATTCAGAGGTTGTCCAGATTAGAAGTGAGGTCTCACaggtgaaaagagaaaaggaaaatattcagaCTCTCTTGAAATCCAAAGAGCAAGAAGTAAATGAACTTCTGCAAAAATTCCAGCAAGCTCAGGAAGAACTTGCAGAAATGAAAAGATACGCTGAGAGCTCTTCAAAACTGGaggaagataaagataaaaag ATAAATGAGATGTCGAAGGAAGTCACCAAATTGAAGGAGGCCTTGAACAGCCTCTCCCAGCTCTCCTACTCAACAAGCTCATCCAAAAGGCAGAGTCAGCAGCTGGAGGCGCTGCAGCAGCAAGTCAAACAGCTCCAGAACCAGCTGGCG GAATGCAAGAAACAACACCAGGAGGTCATATCAGTTTACAGAATGCATCTTCTGTATGCTGTGCAG GGCCAGATGGATGAAGATGTCCAGAAAGTACTGAAGCAAATCCTTACCATGTGTAAAAACCAGTCTCAAAAGAAGTAA
- the RAI14 gene encoding ankycorbin isoform X5 encodes MNKPGSEPRPMSGTRMMTGYCRPWRMEMRRRWPHCSARRGPVPPNTTVRARPRKLKHCFHLAAAKGHVECLRVMITHGVDVTAQDTTGHSALHLAAKNSHHECIRKLLQSKCPAESVDSSGKTALHYAAAQGCLQAVQILCEHKSPINLKDLDGNIPLLLAVQNGHSEICHFLLDHGADVNSRNKSGRTALMLACEIGSSNAVEALIKKGADLNLVDSLGYNALHYSKLSENAGIQSLLLSKISQDADLKTPTKPKQLSDVSSPRSITSTPLSGKESVFFAEPPFKAEISSIRENKDRLSDSTTGADSLLDISSEADQQDLLSLLQAKVASLTLHNKELQDKLQAKSPKEAEADLSFDSYHSTQTDLGPSLGKPGETSPPDSKSSPSVLIHSLGKSTTDNDVRIQQLQEILQDLQKRLESSEAERKQLQVELQSRRAELVCLNNTEISENSSDLSQKLKETQSKYEEAMKEVLSVQKQMKLGLVSPESMDNYSHFHELRVTEEEINVLKQDLQNALEESERNKEKVRELEEKLVEREKGTVIKPPVEEYEEMKSSYCSVIENMNKEKAFLFEKYQEAQEEIMKLKDTLKSQMTQEASDEAEDMKEAMNRMIDELNKQVSELSQLYKEAQAELEDYRKRKSLEDVTAEYIHKAEHEKLMQLTNVSRAKAEDALSEMKSQYSKVLNELTQLKQLVDAQKENSVSITEHLQVITTLRTAAKEMEEKISNLKEHLASKEVEVAKLEKQLLEEKAAMTDAMVPRSSYEKLQSSLESEVSVLASKLKESVKEKEKVHSEVVQIRSEVSQVKREKENIQTLLKSKEQEVNELLQKFQQAQEELAEMKRYAESSSKLEEDKDKKINEMSKEVTKLKEALNSLSQLSYSTSSSKRQSQQLEALQQQVKQLQNQLAECKKQHQEVISVYRMHLLYAVQGQMDEDVQKVLKQILTMCKNQSQKK; translated from the exons GACACAGCGCCTTACATCTCGCAGCCAAGAACAGCCACCATGAATGCATCAGGAAGCTGCTTCAG tCTAAATGCCCAGCCGAAAGTGTCGACAGCTCTGGGAAAACAGCTTTACATTATGCAG CGGCTCAGGGCTGCCTTCAAGCTGTGCAGATTCTCTGCGAACACAAGAGCCCCATAAACCTCAAAGATTTG GATGGGAATATACCGCTGCTTCTTGCTGTACAAAATGGTCACAGTGAGATCTGTCACTTTCTCCTGGATCATGGAGCAGATGTCAATTCCAGGAACAAAAGTGGAAG aacTGCTCTCATGCTGGCCTGTGAGATTGGCAGCTCTAACGCTGTGGAAGCCTTAATTAAAAAGGGTGCAGACCTAAACCTTGTAGATTCTCTTGGATACAATGCCTTACATTATTCCAAACTCTCAGAAAATGCAGGAATTCAAAGCCTTCTATTATCAAAAATCTCTCAGGATGCTG ATTTAAAGACCCCAACAAAACCAAAGCAG ttgAGTGATGTCTCTTCCCCAAGATCAATAACTTCGACTCCACTATCGGGAAAGGAATCGGTATTTTTTGCTGAACCACCCTTCaag GCTGAGATCAGTTCTATACGAGAAAACAAAGACAGACTAAGTGACAGTACTACAG GTGCTGATAGCTTATTGGATATAAGTTCTGAAGCTGACCAACAAGATCTTCTCTCTCTATTGCAAGCAAAAGTTGCTTCCCTTACCTTACACAATAAGGAGTTACAAGATAAATTACAG GCCAAATCACCCAAGGAGGCGGAAGCAGACCTAAGCTTTGACTCATACCATTCCACCCAAACTGACTTGGGCCCATCCCTGGGAAAACCTGGTGAAACCTCTCCCCCAGACTCCAAATCATCTCCATCTGTCTTAATACATTCTTTAGGTAAATCCACTACTGACAATGATGTCAGAATTCAGCAACTGCAAGAGATTTTGCAAGATCTACAGAAGAGATTAGAGAGCTCTGAAGCAGAGAGAAAACAGCTACAGGTCGAACTCCAATCCCGAAGGGCAGAACTGGTATGCTTAAACAACACTGAGATTTCAGAGAACAGCTCTGACCTCAGCCAGAAACTTAAAGAAACTCAGAGCAAATACGAGGAGGCTATGAAAGAAGTCCTTAGTGTGCAGAAGCAGATGAAACTCGGTCTTGTCTCACCTGAAAGCATGGATAATTATTCACATTTCCACGAGCTGAGGGTCACGGAAGAGGAAATAAATGTGCTAAAGCAGGATCTGCAGAATGCATtagaagaaagtgaaagaaataaagagaaagtgagagagttAGAGGAAAAACTGGTAGAGAGGGAGAAAGGTACAGTGATTAAGCCACCTGTGGAAGAGTACGAGGAAATGAAAAGTTCATATTGCTCTGTTATTGAGAATATGAATAAGGAGAAAGCATTTTTGTTTGAGAAATACCAAGAAGCCCAAGAAGAAATCatgaaattaaaagacacacTAAAAAGTCAGATGACACAGGAAGCCAGTGATGAAGCTGAGGACATGAAAGAAGCCATGAATAGGATGATAGATGAACTCAATAAACAGGTGAGCGAGCTGTCACAGCTGTACAAAGAAGCCCAGGCTGAGCTGGAGGATTACAGGAAGAGGAAATCTCTAGAGGATGTCACAGCTGAATATATCCATAAAGCAGAGCATGAGAAACTGATGCAATTGACAAACGTGTCCAGGGCTAAAGCAGAAGATGCACTGTCTGAAATGAAGTCTCAGTATTCAAAAGTGTTGAATGAGTTGACCCAGCTCAAACAACTGGTGGATGCACAAAAAGAGAACTCTGTCTCTATCACAGAACATTTGCAAGTGATAACCACGCTGCGGACTGCAGcaaaagagatggaagaaaaaataagcaatctTAAGGAACACCTTGCAAGCAAGGAAGTGGAAGTAGCAAAGCTGGAGAAACAACTCTTAGAAGAGAAAGCTGCTATGACTGATGCAATGGTACCTCGGTCTTCCTATGAAAAACTCCAGTCATCCTTAGAGAGTGAAGTGAGTGTGTTGGCATCGAAATTAAAGGAAtctgtgaaagagaaagagaaggtccATTCAGAGGTTGTCCAGATTAGAAGTGAGGTCTCACaggtgaaaagagaaaaggaaaatattcagaCTCTCTTGAAATCCAAAGAGCAAGAAGTAAATGAACTTCTGCAAAAATTCCAGCAAGCTCAGGAAGAACTTGCAGAAATGAAAAGATACGCTGAGAGCTCTTCAAAACTGGaggaagataaagataaaaag ATAAATGAGATGTCGAAGGAAGTCACCAAATTGAAGGAGGCCTTGAACAGCCTCTCCCAGCTCTCCTACTCAACAAGCTCATCCAAAAGGCAGAGTCAGCAGCTGGAGGCGCTGCAGCAGCAAGTCAAACAGCTCCAGAACCAGCTGGCG GAATGCAAGAAACAACACCAGGAGGTCATATCAGTTTACAGAATGCATCTTCTGTATGCTGTGCAG GGCCAGATGGATGAAGATGTCCAGAAAGTACTGAAGCAAATCCTTACCATGTGTAAAAACCAGTCTCAAAAGAAGTAA
- the RAI14 gene encoding ankycorbin isoform X1 codes for MFSFGKAAFLGVSMVKGKTNEWNKNDDRLLQAVENGDAEKVASLLGKKGASATKHDSEGKTAFHLAAAKGHVECLRVMITHGVDVTAQDTTGHSALHLAAKNSHHECIRKLLQSKCPAESVDSSGKTALHYAAAQGCLQAVQILCEHKSPINLKDLDGNIPLLLAVQNGHSEICHFLLDHGADVNSRNKSGRTALMLACEIGSSNAVEALIKKGADLNLVDSLGYNALHYSKLSENAGIQSLLLSKISQDADLKTPTKPKQHDQVSKISSERSGTPKKRKAPPPPISPTQLSDVSSPRSITSTPLSGKESVFFAEPPFKAEISSIRENKDRLSDSTTGADSLLDISSEADQQDLLSLLQAKVASLTLHNKELQDKLQAKSPKEAEADLSFDSYHSTQTDLGPSLGKPGETSPPDSKSSPSVLIHSLGKSTTDNDVRIQQLQEILQDLQKRLESSEAERKQLQVELQSRRAELVCLNNTEISENSSDLSQKLKETQSKYEEAMKEVLSVQKQMKLGLVSPESMDNYSHFHELRVTEEEINVLKQDLQNALEESERNKEKVRELEEKLVEREKGTVIKPPVEEYEEMKSSYCSVIENMNKEKAFLFEKYQEAQEEIMKLKDTLKSQMTQEASDEAEDMKEAMNRMIDELNKQVSELSQLYKEAQAELEDYRKRKSLEDVTAEYIHKAEHEKLMQLTNVSRAKAEDALSEMKSQYSKVLNELTQLKQLVDAQKENSVSITEHLQVITTLRTAAKEMEEKISNLKEHLASKEVEVAKLEKQLLEEKAAMTDAMVPRSSYEKLQSSLESEVSVLASKLKESVKEKEKVHSEVVQIRSEVSQVKREKENIQTLLKSKEQEVNELLQKFQQAQEELAEMKRYAESSSKLEEDKDKKINEMSKEVTKLKEALNSLSQLSYSTSSSKRQSQQLEALQQQVKQLQNQLAECKKQHQEVISVYRMHLLYAVQGQMDEDVQKVLKQILTMCKNQSQKK; via the exons GACACAGCGCCTTACATCTCGCAGCCAAGAACAGCCACCATGAATGCATCAGGAAGCTGCTTCAG tCTAAATGCCCAGCCGAAAGTGTCGACAGCTCTGGGAAAACAGCTTTACATTATGCAG CGGCTCAGGGCTGCCTTCAAGCTGTGCAGATTCTCTGCGAACACAAGAGCCCCATAAACCTCAAAGATTTG GATGGGAATATACCGCTGCTTCTTGCTGTACAAAATGGTCACAGTGAGATCTGTCACTTTCTCCTGGATCATGGAGCAGATGTCAATTCCAGGAACAAAAGTGGAAG aacTGCTCTCATGCTGGCCTGTGAGATTGGCAGCTCTAACGCTGTGGAAGCCTTAATTAAAAAGGGTGCAGACCTAAACCTTGTAGATTCTCTTGGATACAATGCCTTACATTATTCCAAACTCTCAGAAAATGCAGGAATTCAAAGCCTTCTATTATCAAAAATCTCTCAGGATGCTG ATTTAAAGACCCCAACAAAACCAAAGCAG CATGACCAAGTCTCTAAAATAAGCTCAGAAAGAAGTGGAACTCCAAAAAAACGCAAAGCTCCACCACCTCCTATCAGTCCTACCCag ttgAGTGATGTCTCTTCCCCAAGATCAATAACTTCGACTCCACTATCGGGAAAGGAATCGGTATTTTTTGCTGAACCACCCTTCaag GCTGAGATCAGTTCTATACGAGAAAACAAAGACAGACTAAGTGACAGTACTACAG GTGCTGATAGCTTATTGGATATAAGTTCTGAAGCTGACCAACAAGATCTTCTCTCTCTATTGCAAGCAAAAGTTGCTTCCCTTACCTTACACAATAAGGAGTTACAAGATAAATTACAG GCCAAATCACCCAAGGAGGCGGAAGCAGACCTAAGCTTTGACTCATACCATTCCACCCAAACTGACTTGGGCCCATCCCTGGGAAAACCTGGTGAAACCTCTCCCCCAGACTCCAAATCATCTCCATCTGTCTTAATACATTCTTTAGGTAAATCCACTACTGACAATGATGTCAGAATTCAGCAACTGCAAGAGATTTTGCAAGATCTACAGAAGAGATTAGAGAGCTCTGAAGCAGAGAGAAAACAGCTACAGGTCGAACTCCAATCCCGAAGGGCAGAACTGGTATGCTTAAACAACACTGAGATTTCAGAGAACAGCTCTGACCTCAGCCAGAAACTTAAAGAAACTCAGAGCAAATACGAGGAGGCTATGAAAGAAGTCCTTAGTGTGCAGAAGCAGATGAAACTCGGTCTTGTCTCACCTGAAAGCATGGATAATTATTCACATTTCCACGAGCTGAGGGTCACGGAAGAGGAAATAAATGTGCTAAAGCAGGATCTGCAGAATGCATtagaagaaagtgaaagaaataaagagaaagtgagagagttAGAGGAAAAACTGGTAGAGAGGGAGAAAGGTACAGTGATTAAGCCACCTGTGGAAGAGTACGAGGAAATGAAAAGTTCATATTGCTCTGTTATTGAGAATATGAATAAGGAGAAAGCATTTTTGTTTGAGAAATACCAAGAAGCCCAAGAAGAAATCatgaaattaaaagacacacTAAAAAGTCAGATGACACAGGAAGCCAGTGATGAAGCTGAGGACATGAAAGAAGCCATGAATAGGATGATAGATGAACTCAATAAACAGGTGAGCGAGCTGTCACAGCTGTACAAAGAAGCCCAGGCTGAGCTGGAGGATTACAGGAAGAGGAAATCTCTAGAGGATGTCACAGCTGAATATATCCATAAAGCAGAGCATGAGAAACTGATGCAATTGACAAACGTGTCCAGGGCTAAAGCAGAAGATGCACTGTCTGAAATGAAGTCTCAGTATTCAAAAGTGTTGAATGAGTTGACCCAGCTCAAACAACTGGTGGATGCACAAAAAGAGAACTCTGTCTCTATCACAGAACATTTGCAAGTGATAACCACGCTGCGGACTGCAGcaaaagagatggaagaaaaaataagcaatctTAAGGAACACCTTGCAAGCAAGGAAGTGGAAGTAGCAAAGCTGGAGAAACAACTCTTAGAAGAGAAAGCTGCTATGACTGATGCAATGGTACCTCGGTCTTCCTATGAAAAACTCCAGTCATCCTTAGAGAGTGAAGTGAGTGTGTTGGCATCGAAATTAAAGGAAtctgtgaaagagaaagagaaggtccATTCAGAGGTTGTCCAGATTAGAAGTGAGGTCTCACaggtgaaaagagaaaaggaaaatattcagaCTCTCTTGAAATCCAAAGAGCAAGAAGTAAATGAACTTCTGCAAAAATTCCAGCAAGCTCAGGAAGAACTTGCAGAAATGAAAAGATACGCTGAGAGCTCTTCAAAACTGGaggaagataaagataaaaag ATAAATGAGATGTCGAAGGAAGTCACCAAATTGAAGGAGGCCTTGAACAGCCTCTCCCAGCTCTCCTACTCAACAAGCTCATCCAAAAGGCAGAGTCAGCAGCTGGAGGCGCTGCAGCAGCAAGTCAAACAGCTCCAGAACCAGCTGGCG GAATGCAAGAAACAACACCAGGAGGTCATATCAGTTTACAGAATGCATCTTCTGTATGCTGTGCAG GGCCAGATGGATGAAGATGTCCAGAAAGTACTGAAGCAAATCCTTACCATGTGTAAAAACCAGTCTCAAAAGAAGTAA
- the RAI14 gene encoding ankycorbin isoform X4 encodes MFSFGKAAFLGVSMVKGKTNEWNKNDDRLLQAVENGDAEKVASLLGKKGASATKHDSEGKTAFHLAAAKGHVECLRVMITHGVDVTAQDTTGHSALHLAAKNSHHECIRKLLQSKCPAESVDSSGKTALHYAAAQGCLQAVQILCEHKSPINLKDLDGNIPLLLAVQNGHSEICHFLLDHGADVNSRNKSGRTALMLACEIGSSNAVEALIKKGADLNLVDSLGYNALHYSKLSENAGIQSLLLSKISQDADLKTPTKPKQLSDVSSPRSITSTPLSGKESVFFAEPPFKAEISSIRENKDRLSDSTTGADSLLDISSEADQQDLLSLLQAKVASLTLHNKELQDKLQAKSPKEAEADLSFDSYHSTQTDLGPSLGKPGETSPPDSKSSPSVLIHSLGKSTTDNDVRIQQLQEILQDLQKRLESSEAERKQLQVELQSRRAELVCLNNTEISENSSDLSQKLKETQSKYEEAMKEVLSVQKQMKLGLVSPESMDNYSHFHELRVTEEEINVLKQDLQNALEESERNKEKVRELEEKLVEREKGTVIKPPVEEYEEMKSSYCSVIENMNKEKAFLFEKYQEAQEEIMKLKDTLKSQMTQEASDEAEDMKEAMNRMIDELNKQVSELSQLYKEAQAELEDYRKRKSLEDVTAEYIHKAEHEKLMQLTNVSRAKAEDALSEMKSQYSKVLNELTQLKQLVDAQKENSVSITEHLQVITTLRTAAKEMEEKISNLKEHLASKEVEVAKLEKQLLEEKAAMTDAMVPRSSYEKLQSSLESEVSVLASKLKESVKEKEKVHSEVVQIRSEVSQVKREKENIQTLLKSKEQEVNELLQKFQQAQEELAEMKRYAESSSKLEEDKDKKINEMSKEVTKLKEALNSLSQLSYSTSSSKRQSQQLEALQQQVKQLQNQLAECKKQHQEVISVYRMHLLYAVQGQMDEDVQKVLKQILTMCKNQSQKK; translated from the exons GACACAGCGCCTTACATCTCGCAGCCAAGAACAGCCACCATGAATGCATCAGGAAGCTGCTTCAG tCTAAATGCCCAGCCGAAAGTGTCGACAGCTCTGGGAAAACAGCTTTACATTATGCAG CGGCTCAGGGCTGCCTTCAAGCTGTGCAGATTCTCTGCGAACACAAGAGCCCCATAAACCTCAAAGATTTG GATGGGAATATACCGCTGCTTCTTGCTGTACAAAATGGTCACAGTGAGATCTGTCACTTTCTCCTGGATCATGGAGCAGATGTCAATTCCAGGAACAAAAGTGGAAG aacTGCTCTCATGCTGGCCTGTGAGATTGGCAGCTCTAACGCTGTGGAAGCCTTAATTAAAAAGGGTGCAGACCTAAACCTTGTAGATTCTCTTGGATACAATGCCTTACATTATTCCAAACTCTCAGAAAATGCAGGAATTCAAAGCCTTCTATTATCAAAAATCTCTCAGGATGCTG ATTTAAAGACCCCAACAAAACCAAAGCAG ttgAGTGATGTCTCTTCCCCAAGATCAATAACTTCGACTCCACTATCGGGAAAGGAATCGGTATTTTTTGCTGAACCACCCTTCaag GCTGAGATCAGTTCTATACGAGAAAACAAAGACAGACTAAGTGACAGTACTACAG GTGCTGATAGCTTATTGGATATAAGTTCTGAAGCTGACCAACAAGATCTTCTCTCTCTATTGCAAGCAAAAGTTGCTTCCCTTACCTTACACAATAAGGAGTTACAAGATAAATTACAG GCCAAATCACCCAAGGAGGCGGAAGCAGACCTAAGCTTTGACTCATACCATTCCACCCAAACTGACTTGGGCCCATCCCTGGGAAAACCTGGTGAAACCTCTCCCCCAGACTCCAAATCATCTCCATCTGTCTTAATACATTCTTTAGGTAAATCCACTACTGACAATGATGTCAGAATTCAGCAACTGCAAGAGATTTTGCAAGATCTACAGAAGAGATTAGAGAGCTCTGAAGCAGAGAGAAAACAGCTACAGGTCGAACTCCAATCCCGAAGGGCAGAACTGGTATGCTTAAACAACACTGAGATTTCAGAGAACAGCTCTGACCTCAGCCAGAAACTTAAAGAAACTCAGAGCAAATACGAGGAGGCTATGAAAGAAGTCCTTAGTGTGCAGAAGCAGATGAAACTCGGTCTTGTCTCACCTGAAAGCATGGATAATTATTCACATTTCCACGAGCTGAGGGTCACGGAAGAGGAAATAAATGTGCTAAAGCAGGATCTGCAGAATGCATtagaagaaagtgaaagaaataaagagaaagtgagagagttAGAGGAAAAACTGGTAGAGAGGGAGAAAGGTACAGTGATTAAGCCACCTGTGGAAGAGTACGAGGAAATGAAAAGTTCATATTGCTCTGTTATTGAGAATATGAATAAGGAGAAAGCATTTTTGTTTGAGAAATACCAAGAAGCCCAAGAAGAAATCatgaaattaaaagacacacTAAAAAGTCAGATGACACAGGAAGCCAGTGATGAAGCTGAGGACATGAAAGAAGCCATGAATAGGATGATAGATGAACTCAATAAACAGGTGAGCGAGCTGTCACAGCTGTACAAAGAAGCCCAGGCTGAGCTGGAGGATTACAGGAAGAGGAAATCTCTAGAGGATGTCACAGCTGAATATATCCATAAAGCAGAGCATGAGAAACTGATGCAATTGACAAACGTGTCCAGGGCTAAAGCAGAAGATGCACTGTCTGAAATGAAGTCTCAGTATTCAAAAGTGTTGAATGAGTTGACCCAGCTCAAACAACTGGTGGATGCACAAAAAGAGAACTCTGTCTCTATCACAGAACATTTGCAAGTGATAACCACGCTGCGGACTGCAGcaaaagagatggaagaaaaaataagcaatctTAAGGAACACCTTGCAAGCAAGGAAGTGGAAGTAGCAAAGCTGGAGAAACAACTCTTAGAAGAGAAAGCTGCTATGACTGATGCAATGGTACCTCGGTCTTCCTATGAAAAACTCCAGTCATCCTTAGAGAGTGAAGTGAGTGTGTTGGCATCGAAATTAAAGGAAtctgtgaaagagaaagagaaggtccATTCAGAGGTTGTCCAGATTAGAAGTGAGGTCTCACaggtgaaaagagaaaaggaaaatattcagaCTCTCTTGAAATCCAAAGAGCAAGAAGTAAATGAACTTCTGCAAAAATTCCAGCAAGCTCAGGAAGAACTTGCAGAAATGAAAAGATACGCTGAGAGCTCTTCAAAACTGGaggaagataaagataaaaag ATAAATGAGATGTCGAAGGAAGTCACCAAATTGAAGGAGGCCTTGAACAGCCTCTCCCAGCTCTCCTACTCAACAAGCTCATCCAAAAGGCAGAGTCAGCAGCTGGAGGCGCTGCAGCAGCAAGTCAAACAGCTCCAGAACCAGCTGGCG GAATGCAAGAAACAACACCAGGAGGTCATATCAGTTTACAGAATGCATCTTCTGTATGCTGTGCAG GGCCAGATGGATGAAGATGTCCAGAAAGTACTGAAGCAAATCCTTACCATGTGTAAAAACCAGTCTCAAAAGAAGTAA